From the genome of Argentina anserina chromosome 4, drPotAnse1.1, whole genome shotgun sequence, one region includes:
- the LOC126790821 gene encoding phospholipid-transporting ATPase 3 isoform X1, giving the protein MSGWNRPSRSRLGGRNNNLPPLERTATTQTVRLGRVQPQAPGDRTIYCNDREANQPVKFAGNSISTTKYNFFTFLPKGLFEQFRRVANLYFLGISILSTTPISPVHPVTNVVPLTAVLLITLGKEAWEDWKRRMNDMTINNNPVDVLQDQRWETIPWKRLQVGDIVRIKQNTFFPADLLLLATTNADGVCYIETANLDGETNLKIRKALEKTWDYLTPEKASEFKGEVQCEQPNNSLYTFTGNLIIDKQTLPLSPNHLLLRGCSLRNTEYIVGAVVFTGHETKVMMNSMNVPSKRSTLERKLDKLIIGLFITLFCMCLIGAIASGVFINYKYYYLGLRGSKGEDFSYSSFNPDNRFVVFLLTILTLITLYSTIIPISLYVSIEMIKFIQSTQYINNDLRMYHMESNTPALARTSNLNEELGQVEYIFTDKTGTLTRNLMEFFKCSIGGEVYGTGVTEIERGVAQRNGIKLNEEYNSETEHEKGFNFDDAKIMRGAWRNEPNPDICKEFFRCLAICHTVLPEGDESPEKITYQAASPDESALVIAAKNFGFFFYRRSPTSICVRESHVEKLGDVQDVSYEILNVLEFNSTRKRQSVVCRYPDGRLVLYCKGADNVIYERLYGGQDDLKKVSREHLELFGSSGLRTLCLAYKDLSPDMYESWNEKFIQAKSSLRDREKKLDEVAELIENDLILIGCTAIEDKLQEGVPACIETLARAGIKIWMLTGDKMETAINIAYACNLINNEMKQFIISSETDVIREAEDRGDQVEIARVIKDEVKKDLKRCLEEAQQFLHTSSGPKLALVIDGKCLMYALDPALRVMLLNLSLNCNSVVCCRVSPLQKAQVTSMVRKGAKKITLSIGDGANDVSMIQAAHVGVGISGQEGMQAVMASDFAIAQFRFLTDLLLVHGRWSYIRLCKVITYFFYKNLTFALTQFWYTFYTGYSGQRFYDDWYQSLYNVIFTALPVIMVGLFDKDVSPALSKKYPELYKEGIRNVFFKWRVVTTWAFFSVYQSLVVFYFVIDSSHRSVDSSGKMFGLMDVGTMAYTCLLITVNLRLLMICNSITRWHYISVGGSISAWFIFVFIYCIVETSRSVYQVIYVLMSTLYFYLILLLVPIGALFADFVYQGVQRWFFPYDYQLIQELHRDEPEGRSRDELLEIGNNLTPAQARSFAVAQLPREISKHTGFAFDSPGYESFFAKQVGVYAPQKAWDVARRASMRRTTKKK; this is encoded by the exons ATGAGCGGGTGGAATCGGCCGTCGAGATCGAGGCTCGGAGGTCGGAACAATAACCTGCCGCCGTTAGAGCGAACGGCGACGACTCAGACGGTGCGGCTCGGACGTGTCCAGCCTCAGGCGCCGGGCGACCGCACTATTTACTGCAATGATCGCGAGGCAAATCAACCTGTCAAATTTGCG GGGAATTCTATATCAACTACAAAGTACAACTTCTTTACTTTCTTGCCGAAAGGACTCTTTGAACAG TTCAGACGGGTTGCTAACCTTTACTTCCTTGGAATCTCTATTTTATCAACAACACCAATCAG TCCCGTTCATCCAGTAACCAATGTGGTACCGCTAACTGCGGTGCTTCTTATTACTCTTGGAAAGGAAGCATGGGAGGATTGG AAGCGTAGAATGAACGATATGACGATAAACAATAATCCAGTGGATGTCTTGCAAGATCAAAGGTGGGAAACTATTCCTTGGAAAAGGTTACAAGTTGGGGATATCGTCAGG ATTAAGCAAAACACGTTCTTCCCCGCGGATCTGCTTCTCCTTGCAACTACAAATGCAGATGGTGTCTGCTACATTGAG ACTGCAAATTTGGATGGGGAAActaatttgaaaataagaaaagcatTGGAAAAGACTTGGGATTATTTGACTCCTGAGAAAGCATCGGAATTCAAAG GAGAAGTGCAGTGTGAACAACCTAACAATTCATTGTACACTTTCACTGGCAATCTCATTATTGACAAGCAGACATTGCCTCTCTCTCCTaaccatcttcttcttcgt GGATGCAGTCTCAGAAATACGGAATACATAGTAGGGGCTGTAGTATTTACAGGTCATGAAACCAAG GTTATGATGAATAGTATGAATGTTCCTTCTAAAAGAAGTACATTAGAGAGGAAACTTGACAAACTTATCATTGGGCTTTTTATTACTCTCTTTTGTATGTGTCTGATTGGAGCCATAGCCAG TGGCGTATTTATTAACTACAAGTACTACTACTTGGGTCTTCGGGGATCAAAAGGAGAGGACTTCTCATACAGCTCATTTAACCCTGATAATCGTTTTGTG GTTTTCCTTCTGACGATTCTTACCTTGATTACTCTGTACTCCACAATCATCCCTATCTCTCTCTATGTTTCCATCGAG ATGATCAAATTTATTCAGTCCACCCAATATATCAACAATGACTTGCGGATGTACCATATGGAAAGCAATACCCCTGCATTGGCTAGGACTTCAAATTTGAATGAGGAACTTGGGCAG GTGGAATACATATTTACTGATAAAACTGGAACTTTGACAAGAAACTTGATGGAGTTCTTCAAGTGTTCAATTGGAGGAGAGGTCTATGGAACTGGTGTTACTGAAATAGAAAGGGGAGTAGCACAAAGAAATGGTATAAAGCTTAATGAG GAGTACAATTCAGAGACAGAGCATGAGAAGGgatttaattttgatgatgcCAAGATTATGCGGGGAGCATGGAGGAATGAACCTAATCCTGATATCTGTAAG gaATTTTTCAGATGCCTTGCTATCTGCCATACTGTACTTCCCGAGGGTGATGAGTCCCCTGAGAAGATCACATATCAAGCTGCATCCCCAGATGAATCTGCTTTGGTCATTGCTGCGAAGAACTTCGGTTTCTTCTTTTACAG GCGTTCACCGACTAGTATATGTGTTCGAGAATCTCATGTTGAGAAACTTGGTGATGTCCAAGATGTGTCTTACGAAATTCTAAATGTCCTCGAGTTCAACAG TACGAGGAAGCGTCAGTCTGTTGTATGCCGTTATCCAGATGGCAGGCTTGTCTTGTATTGCAAG GGTGCTGATAATGTGATCTACGAGAGATTGTACGGTGGCCAAGATGATCTGAAGAAAGTTTCAAGGGAACACTTGGAACTATTTGGGTCTTCTGGATTACGTACTCTTTGCCTGGCATATAAAGATTTAAGTCCTGATATGTACGAAAGCTGGAATGAGAAATTTATTCAGGCTAAATCCAGTCTACGGGATCGTGAGAAGAAGCTGGATGag GTGGCAGAACTTATAGAAAATGATCTCATTTTGATTGGATGCACTGCTATTGAAGACAAGCTTCAGGAAGGAGTTCCAGCTTGTATAGAGACTCTTGCTAGAGCTGGTATAAAGATTTGGATGTTAACAGGAGACAAGATGGAAACAGCAATTAATATAGCTTATG CATGCAATTTGATCAATAATGAGATGAAACAGTTCATTATCAGCTCAGAAACTGATGTTATTAGGGAAGCTGAGGACAGG GGTGACCAAGTTGAAATTGCACGTGTCATTAAAGATGAAGTGAAGAAAGATCTGAAGAGGTGCCTTGAGGAAGCACAGCAATTTCTTCACACTTCGTCTGGGCCGAAATTAGCACTTGTAATAGATGGCAAGTGTTTGATGTATGCCCTGGACCCAGCTTTACGAGTGATGCTACTGAATTTGAGCTTGAATTGTAATTCAGTTGTTTGCTGTCGAGTTTCTCCTTTACAGAAAGCACAG GTGACAAGTATGGTAAGAAAAGGTGCCAAGAAAATAACACTTAGTATTGGTGATGGTGCCAACGATGTAAGCATGATCCAAGCTGCTCATGTTGGTGTTGGAATAAGTGGACAAGAAGGCATGCAGGCAGTGATGGCTAGTGATTTCGCAATTGCGCAGTTTCGCTTTCTTACTGATTTACTGCTTGTTCATGGACGATGGTCGTATATCAGATTATGCAAG GTTATCACATACTTCTTTTACAAGAATCTAACGTTTGCTTTGACACAATTTTGGTACACCTTTTATACTGGATATTCTGGTCAAAGGTTCTATGATGATTGGTATCAATCATTGTATAATGTCATATTCACAGCCTTGCCTGTAATCATGGTCGGCCTTTTTGACAAG GATGTCAGTCCAGCTCTTTCCAAGAAGTACCCTGAACTATACAAGGAGGGAATAAGAAATGTATTCTTCAAATGGCGGGTTGTGACAACGTGGGCCTTCTTTTCTGTTTACCAATCTTTAGTCGTCTTCTATTTTGTGATCGACTCCAGTCATAGAAGTGTGGATTCATCTGGCAAGATGTTTGGACTTATGGATGTCGGCACAATGGCTTACACTTGTTTGTTAATAACTGTCAACTTGCGTCTGCTTATGATCTGTAATTCAATTACAAGGTGgcattatattagtgttgGAGGAAGCATTTCAGCAtggtttatatttgtttttatctACTGTATTGTAGAGACTTCG CGGAGTGTTTATCAGGTCATATATGTCTTGATGAGTACATTATATTTCTACCTGATACTTCTTCTTGTCCCCATTGGTGCGCTCTTTGCCGACTTTGTTTACCAAGG GGTGCAAAGATGGTTCTTCCCATATGATTATCAGTTAATTCAGGAACTTCACAGGGATGAGCCAGAAGGTAGGAGCAGGGATGAGTTGCTGGAAATTGGAAACAACCTCACCCCTGCCCAGGCGAGGAGCTTTGCTGTAGCTCAACTCCCAAGGGAGATTTCAAAACACACAGGCTTTGCTTTTGACTCACCTGGATACGAATCATTCTTCGCCAAACAGGTAGGTGTATATGCCCCTCAAAAAGCATGGGATGTTGCTCGGAGAGCCAGCATGAGAAGGACAACGAAAAAGAAGTAA
- the LOC126790821 gene encoding phospholipid-transporting ATPase 3 isoform X2: MIARQINLSNLRGILYQLQSTTSLLSCRKDSLNSSDGLLTFTSLESLFYQQHQSVTNVVPLTAVLLITLGKEAWEDWKRRMNDMTINNNPVDVLQDQRWETIPWKRLQVGDIVRIKQNTFFPADLLLLATTNADGVCYIETANLDGETNLKIRKALEKTWDYLTPEKASEFKGEVQCEQPNNSLYTFTGNLIIDKQTLPLSPNHLLLRGCSLRNTEYIVGAVVFTGHETKVMMNSMNVPSKRSTLERKLDKLIIGLFITLFCMCLIGAIASGVFINYKYYYLGLRGSKGEDFSYSSFNPDNRFVVFLLTILTLITLYSTIIPISLYVSIEMIKFIQSTQYINNDLRMYHMESNTPALARTSNLNEELGQVEYIFTDKTGTLTRNLMEFFKCSIGGEVYGTGVTEIERGVAQRNGIKLNEEYNSETEHEKGFNFDDAKIMRGAWRNEPNPDICKEFFRCLAICHTVLPEGDESPEKITYQAASPDESALVIAAKNFGFFFYRRSPTSICVRESHVEKLGDVQDVSYEILNVLEFNSTRKRQSVVCRYPDGRLVLYCKGADNVIYERLYGGQDDLKKVSREHLELFGSSGLRTLCLAYKDLSPDMYESWNEKFIQAKSSLRDREKKLDEVAELIENDLILIGCTAIEDKLQEGVPACIETLARAGIKIWMLTGDKMETAINIAYACNLINNEMKQFIISSETDVIREAEDRGDQVEIARVIKDEVKKDLKRCLEEAQQFLHTSSGPKLALVIDGKCLMYALDPALRVMLLNLSLNCNSVVCCRVSPLQKAQVTSMVRKGAKKITLSIGDGANDVSMIQAAHVGVGISGQEGMQAVMASDFAIAQFRFLTDLLLVHGRWSYIRLCKVITYFFYKNLTFALTQFWYTFYTGYSGQRFYDDWYQSLYNVIFTALPVIMVGLFDKDVSPALSKKYPELYKEGIRNVFFKWRVVTTWAFFSVYQSLVVFYFVIDSSHRSVDSSGKMFGLMDVGTMAYTCLLITVNLRLLMICNSITRWHYISVGGSISAWFIFVFIYCIVETSRSVYQVIYVLMSTLYFYLILLLVPIGALFADFVYQGVQRWFFPYDYQLIQELHRDEPEGRSRDELLEIGNNLTPAQARSFAVAQLPREISKHTGFAFDSPGYESFFAKQVGVYAPQKAWDVARRASMRRTTKKK; the protein is encoded by the exons ATGATCGCGAGGCAAATCAACCTGTCAAATTTGCG GGGAATTCTATATCAACTACAAAGTACAACTTCTTTACTTTCTTGCCGAAAGGACTCTTTGAACAG TTCAGACGGGTTGCTAACCTTTACTTCCTTGGAATCTCTATTTTATCAACAACACCAATCAG TAACCAATGTGGTACCGCTAACTGCGGTGCTTCTTATTACTCTTGGAAAGGAAGCATGGGAGGATTGG AAGCGTAGAATGAACGATATGACGATAAACAATAATCCAGTGGATGTCTTGCAAGATCAAAGGTGGGAAACTATTCCTTGGAAAAGGTTACAAGTTGGGGATATCGTCAGG ATTAAGCAAAACACGTTCTTCCCCGCGGATCTGCTTCTCCTTGCAACTACAAATGCAGATGGTGTCTGCTACATTGAG ACTGCAAATTTGGATGGGGAAActaatttgaaaataagaaaagcatTGGAAAAGACTTGGGATTATTTGACTCCTGAGAAAGCATCGGAATTCAAAG GAGAAGTGCAGTGTGAACAACCTAACAATTCATTGTACACTTTCACTGGCAATCTCATTATTGACAAGCAGACATTGCCTCTCTCTCCTaaccatcttcttcttcgt GGATGCAGTCTCAGAAATACGGAATACATAGTAGGGGCTGTAGTATTTACAGGTCATGAAACCAAG GTTATGATGAATAGTATGAATGTTCCTTCTAAAAGAAGTACATTAGAGAGGAAACTTGACAAACTTATCATTGGGCTTTTTATTACTCTCTTTTGTATGTGTCTGATTGGAGCCATAGCCAG TGGCGTATTTATTAACTACAAGTACTACTACTTGGGTCTTCGGGGATCAAAAGGAGAGGACTTCTCATACAGCTCATTTAACCCTGATAATCGTTTTGTG GTTTTCCTTCTGACGATTCTTACCTTGATTACTCTGTACTCCACAATCATCCCTATCTCTCTCTATGTTTCCATCGAG ATGATCAAATTTATTCAGTCCACCCAATATATCAACAATGACTTGCGGATGTACCATATGGAAAGCAATACCCCTGCATTGGCTAGGACTTCAAATTTGAATGAGGAACTTGGGCAG GTGGAATACATATTTACTGATAAAACTGGAACTTTGACAAGAAACTTGATGGAGTTCTTCAAGTGTTCAATTGGAGGAGAGGTCTATGGAACTGGTGTTACTGAAATAGAAAGGGGAGTAGCACAAAGAAATGGTATAAAGCTTAATGAG GAGTACAATTCAGAGACAGAGCATGAGAAGGgatttaattttgatgatgcCAAGATTATGCGGGGAGCATGGAGGAATGAACCTAATCCTGATATCTGTAAG gaATTTTTCAGATGCCTTGCTATCTGCCATACTGTACTTCCCGAGGGTGATGAGTCCCCTGAGAAGATCACATATCAAGCTGCATCCCCAGATGAATCTGCTTTGGTCATTGCTGCGAAGAACTTCGGTTTCTTCTTTTACAG GCGTTCACCGACTAGTATATGTGTTCGAGAATCTCATGTTGAGAAACTTGGTGATGTCCAAGATGTGTCTTACGAAATTCTAAATGTCCTCGAGTTCAACAG TACGAGGAAGCGTCAGTCTGTTGTATGCCGTTATCCAGATGGCAGGCTTGTCTTGTATTGCAAG GGTGCTGATAATGTGATCTACGAGAGATTGTACGGTGGCCAAGATGATCTGAAGAAAGTTTCAAGGGAACACTTGGAACTATTTGGGTCTTCTGGATTACGTACTCTTTGCCTGGCATATAAAGATTTAAGTCCTGATATGTACGAAAGCTGGAATGAGAAATTTATTCAGGCTAAATCCAGTCTACGGGATCGTGAGAAGAAGCTGGATGag GTGGCAGAACTTATAGAAAATGATCTCATTTTGATTGGATGCACTGCTATTGAAGACAAGCTTCAGGAAGGAGTTCCAGCTTGTATAGAGACTCTTGCTAGAGCTGGTATAAAGATTTGGATGTTAACAGGAGACAAGATGGAAACAGCAATTAATATAGCTTATG CATGCAATTTGATCAATAATGAGATGAAACAGTTCATTATCAGCTCAGAAACTGATGTTATTAGGGAAGCTGAGGACAGG GGTGACCAAGTTGAAATTGCACGTGTCATTAAAGATGAAGTGAAGAAAGATCTGAAGAGGTGCCTTGAGGAAGCACAGCAATTTCTTCACACTTCGTCTGGGCCGAAATTAGCACTTGTAATAGATGGCAAGTGTTTGATGTATGCCCTGGACCCAGCTTTACGAGTGATGCTACTGAATTTGAGCTTGAATTGTAATTCAGTTGTTTGCTGTCGAGTTTCTCCTTTACAGAAAGCACAG GTGACAAGTATGGTAAGAAAAGGTGCCAAGAAAATAACACTTAGTATTGGTGATGGTGCCAACGATGTAAGCATGATCCAAGCTGCTCATGTTGGTGTTGGAATAAGTGGACAAGAAGGCATGCAGGCAGTGATGGCTAGTGATTTCGCAATTGCGCAGTTTCGCTTTCTTACTGATTTACTGCTTGTTCATGGACGATGGTCGTATATCAGATTATGCAAG GTTATCACATACTTCTTTTACAAGAATCTAACGTTTGCTTTGACACAATTTTGGTACACCTTTTATACTGGATATTCTGGTCAAAGGTTCTATGATGATTGGTATCAATCATTGTATAATGTCATATTCACAGCCTTGCCTGTAATCATGGTCGGCCTTTTTGACAAG GATGTCAGTCCAGCTCTTTCCAAGAAGTACCCTGAACTATACAAGGAGGGAATAAGAAATGTATTCTTCAAATGGCGGGTTGTGACAACGTGGGCCTTCTTTTCTGTTTACCAATCTTTAGTCGTCTTCTATTTTGTGATCGACTCCAGTCATAGAAGTGTGGATTCATCTGGCAAGATGTTTGGACTTATGGATGTCGGCACAATGGCTTACACTTGTTTGTTAATAACTGTCAACTTGCGTCTGCTTATGATCTGTAATTCAATTACAAGGTGgcattatattagtgttgGAGGAAGCATTTCAGCAtggtttatatttgtttttatctACTGTATTGTAGAGACTTCG CGGAGTGTTTATCAGGTCATATATGTCTTGATGAGTACATTATATTTCTACCTGATACTTCTTCTTGTCCCCATTGGTGCGCTCTTTGCCGACTTTGTTTACCAAGG GGTGCAAAGATGGTTCTTCCCATATGATTATCAGTTAATTCAGGAACTTCACAGGGATGAGCCAGAAGGTAGGAGCAGGGATGAGTTGCTGGAAATTGGAAACAACCTCACCCCTGCCCAGGCGAGGAGCTTTGCTGTAGCTCAACTCCCAAGGGAGATTTCAAAACACACAGGCTTTGCTTTTGACTCACCTGGATACGAATCATTCTTCGCCAAACAGGTAGGTGTATATGCCCCTCAAAAAGCATGGGATGTTGCTCGGAGAGCCAGCATGAGAAGGACAACGAAAAAGAAGTAA
- the LOC126792509 gene encoding SNW/SKI-interacting protein-like: protein MAALLHRLPPVKSTTRTFCDHSKDQWFKERLNSNTVTSLILPNKVLHFGDGGAFPEIHRPQYPLGMGKEDTKSSKPQPKVLPVSVDAYGNIAYDAIVKQNENTKRLVFSKHRDLVPKILRNNDEEEKTCSEEELQNEIETTAAETKAALEKIVNVRLSAAQPKSQPKQTQDSKLIKYRPSQTSAAFNSGAKERMIRMMEKPVDPLEPPKFRHKRVPRASEAPPVPVLHSPPRPVSLEDKKDWSIPPCISQFKNNKGYTIPLDKRGGVDGRRLQDDQVSENFAHLQDSLHVTILKCKEELELRANVQRERMEKEQVRRDLELRDIAMRARVEGAAIAAAIPEHNGESTAMDTDETREERKKRDEIRRERERERRLTKNKRSRVTRDNNGDISEKIALGMAATGVGRGSGEEVMYDQRLFNQQKGMDSGFGNDDQYNVYEKRLFTAQSTLSSLYRPKDDDADTYGGADEQLGKIMKTDRFKSHKGFEGTIERAGSIVIPVEFDQEVQEADPFGLDEIMEKMKKAR, encoded by the coding sequence ATGGCAGCTCTGCTCCATCGTCTTCCACCCGTGAAATCAACCACTCGAACCTTCTGCGACCACTCGAAGGATCAATGGTTCAAGGAGAGGCTCAATAGTAACACAGTGACATCTTTAATCCTTCCTAACAAGGTATTGCATTTCGGTGATGGCGGTGCGTTCCCGGAGATTCATAGACCTCAATACCCTCTTGGCATGGGCAAGGAGGACACCAAGTCCTCAAAGCCCCAACCCAAAGTTCTTCCGGTTTCTGTTGATGCCTATGGAAATATAGCCTATGATGCCATTGTTAAGCAAAACGAGAATACCAAGAGACTTGTGTTCTCAAAGCATAGAGACCTTGTGCCTAAAATTTTGAGGAACAATGATGAAGAGGAGAAGACGTGTAGTGAGGAGGAGCTGCAGAATGAGATTGAAACAACCGCGGCAGAAACGAAAGCTGCTCTTGAGAAGATTGTTAATGTGAGACTGAGTGCTGCACAGCCAAAAAGCCAACCAAAACAGACCCAGGACTCGAAACTAATCAAGTACAGGCCATCACAGACGTCGGCGGCATTCAACTCTGGTGCTAAGGAGAGGATGATAAGGATGATGGAGAAGCCTGTGGATCCACTAGAACCTCCCAAGTTTCGGCACAAACGTGTTCCGAGGGCTTCTGAAGCACCGCCGGTGCCGGTGCTACATTCTCCTCCTAGGCCAGTGAGTTTGGAAGATAAGAAGGATTGGAGTATTCCACCTTGTATATCGCAGTTCAAGAACAACAAAGGGTATACAATCCCATTGGACAAACGTGGAGGAGTTGATGGCAGACGACTTCAAGATGATCAAGTTAGTGAGAACTTTGCACATCTTCAGGACTCTTTGCATGTAACAATCTTGAAGTGTAAGGAGGAACTTGAGCTGAGAGCGAATGTTCAGAGGGAGAGGATGGAGAAGGAGCAGGTGAGGAGAGACCTGGAGCTGAGAGATATAGCTATGAGAGCTCGTGTAGAAGGAGCAGCTATTGCTGCTGCTATTCCAGAGCATAATGGTGAGAGCACAGCAATGGATACAGATGAaacaagagaagagagaaagaagcgTGATGAGATTCGTCGGGAGAGGGAAAGGGAGAGAAGGTTGACAAAGAATAAGAGAAGTAGAGTAACAAGAGATAACAATGGCGACATCAGTGAGAAAATTGCTCTTGGCATGGCTGCTACTGGAGTTGGAAGGGGAAGTGGGGAAGAGGTTATGTATGACCAGAGGCTGTTTAATCAGCAGAAAGGAATGGACTCCGGGTTCGGCAACGATGATCAGTACAATGTCTATGAGAAGCGCTTGTTTACTGCTCAGTCTACACTGTCGAGCCTTTACAGGCCTAAGGATGATGATGCTGATACCTATGGAGGTGCTGATGAACAGTTGGGTAAGATCATGAAGACTGATCGCTTCAAATCTCACAAAGGATTTGAAGGAACTATTGAGAGGGCAGGTTCTATAGTTATACCAGTTGAGTTTGATCAGGAGGTTCAAGAAGCTGATCCCTTTGGTCTAGACGAGATAatggaaaagatgaagaaggCAAGGTGA
- the LOC126790966 gene encoding transcription factor BHLH089 isoform X1 has translation MDPPVSLVNECSYSNGNAGSYNLSEIWQFPMNGGAAGMEDNGGGLGLRRPSFGQGFGQFGDVTGAIRDVLGGGGDPNPMSLEQRTRKRRESEDESPKSSGNIGANDCDGKRIKTAGRCGDENVEAKAEVETSSGKPVEQKTQPPDPPKQDYIHVRARRGQATDSHSLAERARREKISERMKILQDLVPGCNKVIGKALVLDEIINYIQSLQRQVEFLSMKLEAVNTRMIPAIDVFPTKEFKLSSQFGQQTFDTAAMAFGTQPPREYSRGSSPEWLHMQVGGGFGRTT, from the exons ATGGATCCGCCGGTGTCGCTGGTGAATGAATGCTCGTACTCAAACGGCAATGCGGGGTCGTATAATCTGTCGGAGATCTGGCAGTTTCCGATGAATGGCGGCGCCGCCGGGATGGAGGATAATGGAGGGGGATTGGGTCTGCGGAGGCCGAGTTTCGGGCAGGGCTTCGGGCAGTTTGGGGATGTTACGGGCGCGATAAGGGAtgttttgggcggcggtggtgaTCCGAATCCGATGAGTTTGGAGCAGAGAACGAGGAAGAGGCGTGAGTCGGAGGATGAGTCGCCGAAAAGCAGCGGCAACATTGGCGCG AATGATTGTGATGGCAAAAGGATTAAAACAGCGGGAAGATGTGGAGATGAGAATGTTGAGGCCAAAGCTGAGGTAGAAACGAGTTCAGGGAAGCCCGTGGAGCAGAAAACTCAGCCGCCGGATCCGCCTAAGCAGGACTACATCCATGTACGAGCGAGAAGGGGTCAAGCTACTGATAGTCATAGTCTCGCAGAAAGA GCTAGAAGAGAAAAGATTAGTGAAAGGATGAAAATTCTCCAAGATCTGGTCCCTGGTTGTAATAAG GTTATCGGGAAAGCACTGGTGCTTGATGAGATAATCAATTATATCCAATCATTGCAGCGTCAGGTGGAG TTCCTGTCTATGAAGCTTGAAGCAGTGAATACAAGAATGATTCCAGCCATTGATGTGTTTCCAACTAAAGAA TTCAAATTGTCATCTCAGTTCGGTCAACAAACATTCGACACTGCTGCAATGGCATTTGGTACACAGCCTCCAAGGGAATATAGCCGGGGATCTTCACCAGAATGGTTGCATATGCAAGTTGGAGGTGGTTTTGGAAGAACAACATAG
- the LOC126790966 gene encoding transcription factor BHLH089 isoform X2, translating to MDPPVSLVNECSYSNGNAGSYNLSEIWQFPMNGGAAGMEDNGGGLGLRRPSFGQGFGQFGDVTGAIRDVLGGGGDPNPMSLEQRTRKRRESEDESPKSSGNIGANDCDGKRIKTAGRCGDENVEAKAEVETSSGKPVEQKTQPPDPPKQDYIHVRARRGQATDSHSLAERARREKISERMKILQDLVPGCNKVIGKALVLDEIINYIQSLQRQVEFLSMKLEAVNTRMIPAIDVFPTKEFGQQTFDTAAMAFGTQPPREYSRGSSPEWLHMQVGGGFGRTT from the exons ATGGATCCGCCGGTGTCGCTGGTGAATGAATGCTCGTACTCAAACGGCAATGCGGGGTCGTATAATCTGTCGGAGATCTGGCAGTTTCCGATGAATGGCGGCGCCGCCGGGATGGAGGATAATGGAGGGGGATTGGGTCTGCGGAGGCCGAGTTTCGGGCAGGGCTTCGGGCAGTTTGGGGATGTTACGGGCGCGATAAGGGAtgttttgggcggcggtggtgaTCCGAATCCGATGAGTTTGGAGCAGAGAACGAGGAAGAGGCGTGAGTCGGAGGATGAGTCGCCGAAAAGCAGCGGCAACATTGGCGCG AATGATTGTGATGGCAAAAGGATTAAAACAGCGGGAAGATGTGGAGATGAGAATGTTGAGGCCAAAGCTGAGGTAGAAACGAGTTCAGGGAAGCCCGTGGAGCAGAAAACTCAGCCGCCGGATCCGCCTAAGCAGGACTACATCCATGTACGAGCGAGAAGGGGTCAAGCTACTGATAGTCATAGTCTCGCAGAAAGA GCTAGAAGAGAAAAGATTAGTGAAAGGATGAAAATTCTCCAAGATCTGGTCCCTGGTTGTAATAAG GTTATCGGGAAAGCACTGGTGCTTGATGAGATAATCAATTATATCCAATCATTGCAGCGTCAGGTGGAG TTCCTGTCTATGAAGCTTGAAGCAGTGAATACAAGAATGATTCCAGCCATTGATGTGTTTCCAACTAAAGAA TTCGGTCAACAAACATTCGACACTGCTGCAATGGCATTTGGTACACAGCCTCCAAGGGAATATAGCCGGGGATCTTCACCAGAATGGTTGCATATGCAAGTTGGAGGTGGTTTTGGAAGAACAACATAG